A genome region from Streptomyces antimycoticus includes the following:
- a CDS encoding phospholipid scramblase-related protein: protein MTSHPNTPAGWYADPQGTPNQLRWWDGAQWTAHTHQGQPGQAPPMQAAPPNPNPARVQHQVQQQAHVGPTMGGGGTLFTEPVLVVNQKAKLIELTNEYSVFDQQGRTLGSVVQVGQSTLKKVARFVSSLDQFMTHKLEIRDANGQPHLVLTRPAKFIKSKVVVTRPDGQPVGEIVQQNVIGKINFGMLVNGQQVGAIKAENWRAWNFAIVDHTDSEVARITKTWEGLAKTMFTTADNYVLQIHRQLPDPLLSLVIATALTVDTALKQDSRGFG, encoded by the coding sequence ATGACATCACATCCGAACACCCCTGCGGGCTGGTACGCGGACCCCCAGGGGACGCCGAACCAGCTGCGCTGGTGGGACGGCGCCCAGTGGACCGCGCATACGCACCAGGGCCAGCCCGGTCAGGCACCTCCGATGCAGGCAGCCCCGCCCAACCCCAACCCCGCCAGGGTCCAGCACCAGGTGCAGCAGCAGGCGCATGTGGGGCCGACGATGGGCGGCGGCGGCACGCTGTTCACCGAACCGGTGCTGGTGGTGAACCAGAAGGCCAAGCTGATCGAGCTCACCAATGAGTACAGCGTCTTCGACCAGCAGGGGCGCACTCTCGGTTCGGTGGTCCAGGTCGGCCAGAGCACGCTGAAGAAGGTCGCGCGGTTCGTCTCGAGCCTCGACCAGTTCATGACGCACAAGCTGGAGATCCGCGACGCCAACGGGCAGCCGCATCTGGTGCTCACCCGGCCCGCGAAGTTCATCAAGTCCAAGGTGGTGGTGACCCGCCCGGACGGACAGCCGGTCGGCGAGATCGTCCAGCAGAACGTCATCGGCAAGATCAACTTCGGTATGCTCGTCAACGGCCAGCAGGTCGGCGCCATCAAGGCGGAGAACTGGCGGGCCTGGAACTTCGCCATCGTCGACCACACGGACAGCGAGGTCGCCCGGATCACCAAGACCTGGGAGGGCCTGGCGAAGACGATGTTCACCACGGCGGACAACTATGTGCTGCAGATCCACCGCCAGTTGCCCGATCCACTGCTGAGCCTGGTGATCGCCACGGCCCTCACCGTGGACACCGCGCTCAAGCAGGACTCGCGCGGATTCGGCTGA
- a CDS encoding N-acetylglucosamine kinase — MGDTVPGDAVTHVLGIDSGGSGVRVAVARAVAPGGSAGQPPTWSSATTWSSAPTWSSPLTWSSSTPAAVGDRGIDAESLLARVLPAAQELLSEAGARRLGAVCVGAAGMATLGDDLRARLPDALADAFGVRRLALAADAVTAYAGALGQRPGAVVAAGTGLIALGAVPEGFVGGLNGTDGDSGVPGAYGASGTDASATDASGGDARWAAGGWRRADGWGHLLGDCGGGAWIGRAGLEAAMRAYDGREGGSKPLLARLEAVFGPATGLPGQLYPRPDRPAVLASFAPEVGRCADEDPVAEAILRAAARHIAEAAEAVCPRLESSEVALTGGLFRMGAPLLTPVHEELSARLPGVGITEAAGDPLDGALCVAAALASDGLRLPRDPALLSIV, encoded by the coding sequence GTGGGCGACACGGTGCCCGGCGATGCGGTGACGCATGTGCTCGGGATCGATTCGGGCGGTTCCGGCGTACGGGTGGCGGTAGCACGCGCAGTCGCTCCCGGCGGCTCCGCGGGGCAGCCACCGACCTGGTCCTCGGCGACGACTTGGTCCTCGGCGCCGACTTGGTCCTCGCCACTGACCTGGTCCTCGTCCACGCCCGCCGCCGTCGGCGACCGGGGCATCGACGCGGAGAGCCTGCTGGCGCGGGTCCTGCCCGCCGCCCAGGAGCTGCTGAGCGAGGCCGGGGCCCGGCGTCTCGGCGCGGTCTGTGTCGGCGCGGCGGGCATGGCCACACTCGGCGACGATCTGCGCGCCAGGCTTCCGGACGCGCTGGCCGACGCCTTCGGCGTACGGCGACTCGCCCTGGCGGCCGACGCGGTGACCGCCTACGCCGGGGCGTTGGGGCAGCGTCCCGGCGCGGTGGTCGCGGCGGGGACGGGCCTGATCGCGCTGGGCGCGGTGCCCGAGGGCTTCGTCGGTGGGCTGAACGGTACGGACGGCGATTCCGGCGTGCCCGGCGCGTACGGCGCATCCGGTACGGACGCCTCGGCCACGGACGCCTCGGGCGGCGACGCCCGCTGGGCCGCCGGCGGCTGGCGGCGCGCCGACGGCTGGGGCCATCTGCTGGGCGACTGCGGCGGCGGTGCCTGGATCGGCCGGGCGGGCCTGGAGGCGGCCATGCGCGCGTACGACGGGCGCGAGGGCGGCTCGAAGCCGCTGCTGGCCCGCCTGGAGGCCGTGTTCGGCCCCGCGACCGGGCTGCCGGGGCAGCTGTACCCGCGCCCCGACCGCCCCGCCGTCCTGGCCTCGTTCGCTCCCGAGGTGGGCCGGTGCGCCGACGAGGATCCGGTCGCGGAGGCGATTCTGCGGGCAGCCGCCCGCCATATCGCCGAGGCCGCGGAGGCGGTCTGCCCTCGGCTGGAGTCGAGCGAGGTGGCGCTTACCGGCGGGCTGTTCCGTATGGGCGCGCCGCTGCTGACGCCCGTGCACGAGGAACTGTCGGCGCGGCTGCCCGGGGTCGGGATCACGGAGGCGGCCGGGGATCCGCTGGACGGGGCGCTGTGCGTCGCGGCGGCGCTGGCGTCAGACGGACTGCGGCTGCCCCGGGACCCGGCGCTGCTCAGCATCGTCTGA
- a CDS encoding lactonase family protein, protein MGASGSELRAYIGSFTGAGGAGITVADVDDETGALRIRNSTDVVVNPSYLVLAPGGRVLYAVSETEDGAAAALDVTQDPPALLGEPVPVRGAAPTHLALVGGQLLTANYGSGSVTALPVLEDGRLGEAAGVLRHEGSGPHPERQEGPHAHAVAPDPSGGWLLAVDLGIDAVQVYALPGPRPHHEVRLRPGSGPRHLVFHPRGDRVYVINELDPTITACRWDASSGVLEPLGETRLVPDGTDVETYPAEVVVSEDGRFLWAANRGHDSIATLALDAPGDRMELVTTTPCGGHWPRDLTLDPSGRRLYASNERSGDVTWFDIDPSTGVPRRGGSVPAPAASCVVLG, encoded by the coding sequence GTGGGCGCGAGTGGGAGTGAGTTGCGGGCGTATATCGGGTCCTTCACCGGGGCGGGTGGTGCAGGGATCACTGTCGCGGATGTCGACGACGAGACGGGCGCGCTGCGGATCCGGAACTCCACGGACGTGGTCGTCAACCCGTCCTATCTGGTGCTCGCCCCCGGCGGGCGCGTGCTGTACGCGGTGAGCGAGACCGAGGATGGGGCGGCCGCCGCGCTGGATGTCACGCAGGATCCGCCCGCGCTGCTCGGTGAGCCCGTGCCGGTGCGGGGCGCGGCGCCCACCCATCTCGCGCTCGTCGGCGGGCAGCTGCTGACGGCCAACTACGGTTCCGGCAGCGTCACCGCGCTGCCGGTGCTGGAGGACGGCCGGCTCGGGGAGGCGGCGGGCGTGCTGCGGCATGAGGGCAGCGGACCGCATCCGGAGCGGCAGGAGGGGCCGCATGCCCATGCGGTGGCGCCCGATCCGTCGGGTGGCTGGCTGCTCGCCGTCGACCTGGGGATCGACGCGGTCCAGGTGTACGCGCTGCCCGGGCCGCGTCCGCACCACGAGGTCCGGCTGCGCCCGGGGAGCGGCCCGCGCCATCTGGTGTTCCATCCGCGTGGCGACCGCGTGTATGTCATCAACGAGCTCGATCCGACGATCACGGCCTGCCGCTGGGACGCGTCGTCCGGCGTTCTCGAACCGCTGGGCGAGACCCGTCTGGTCCCCGACGGTACGGACGTCGAGACCTACCCCGCCGAGGTCGTGGTCTCCGAGGACGGCCGCTTCCTGTGGGCCGCCAACCGCGGTCACGACAGCATCGCGACGCTCGCCCTCGACGCGCCCGGCGACCGGATGGAGCTGGTCACCACCACGCCCTGTGGTGGCCACTGGCCCCGGGATCTGACGCTCGACCCGTCGGGCCGCCGGCTCTATGCGTCCAATGAGCGCTCTGGCGATGTCACCTGGTTCGACATCGACCCCTCGACGGGGGTGCCGCGCCGTGGTGGTTCGGTCCCGGCTCCGGCGGCGTCCTGCGTGGTCTTGGGCTGA
- a CDS encoding HAD family hydrolase has protein sequence MSTMPAVIFDLDGTLVDTEPLYYEAGRRTLERYGVTGFTWEEHSRFIGIGTRETLETLRDRYRIEAPVEELLAVKNRHYLELAAATEIFPAMRTFVERLRAAGHPLAVASGSSRSAIETALKATGLDALLPVYVSAEDVGRGKPEPDVFLAAARLLSVDPGRCVVVEDAGPGVEAARRAGMRCIAVPYVAGPSPDGEPFATAGLLFRGGQREFDVQRAYEWVAAGS, from the coding sequence ATGAGCACCATGCCCGCCGTGATCTTCGACCTGGACGGCACTCTCGTGGACACCGAGCCCCTCTACTACGAAGCGGGGCGGCGGACCCTCGAGCGGTACGGGGTCACCGGCTTCACCTGGGAGGAGCACTCCCGGTTCATCGGGATCGGCACCCGGGAGACCCTGGAGACGCTGCGCGACCGGTATCGCATCGAGGCGCCCGTGGAGGAGCTGCTCGCCGTCAAGAACCGGCACTATCTGGAGCTGGCCGCGGCGACCGAGATCTTTCCCGCGATGCGCACCTTCGTGGAGCGGCTGAGGGCCGCCGGGCATCCGCTGGCCGTCGCCTCCGGTTCGTCCCGCTCGGCGATCGAGACCGCGCTGAAGGCCACGGGGCTGGACGCGCTGCTGCCGGTGTATGTGTCCGCGGAGGATGTCGGCCGGGGCAAGCCGGAGCCGGATGTGTTTCTGGCCGCCGCGCGGCTGCTGTCCGTCGATCCGGGGCGGTGTGTGGTGGTCGAGGACGCCGGTCCGGGGGTGGAGGCGGCGCGGCGGGCGGGGATGCGCTGTATCGCCGTTCCGTATGTGGCCGGGCCGTCGCCGGATGGTGAGCCGTTCGCCACCGCCGGGCTGCTCTTCCGGGGCGGGCAGCGGGAGTTCGACGTCCAGCGGGCCTACGAGTGGGTCGCGGCCGGTAGTTGA
- a CDS encoding D-alanyl-D-alanine carboxypeptidase family protein, with protein sequence MERRGGKAIRRWGTAVIASAAALTVAVPANAAQATEARSGPSGVSAKGAYLLDNNTNKQLWAKAADTKRPMASTTKLMTAVVVLDTRGLNLGKKVTVKQSYIDYTARVGGSKADLKKGDKLTVKQLLYGLLLPSGCDAAMALADTFGTGDTTAKRTKSFIAQMNKKASALGMTKSHYDTFDGISQGGQNYTTPRDMAKLARHALKNSTLGTVVKSVDTIQKAPAANGRTRTYFWNNTNRLLGSYSGAIGIKTGTGTAPGRCLVFAAKRDGRTVVGVILNAPKRYPDAKKMLDWAFRAHTKVTWRQLPKGTPQD encoded by the coding sequence ATGGAAAGACGTGGGGGTAAGGCGATCCGCCGTTGGGGGACGGCGGTCATCGCCTCGGCGGCGGCCTTGACGGTCGCCGTTCCGGCGAACGCGGCTCAGGCCACCGAGGCCAGGAGCGGCCCGTCGGGAGTCAGCGCCAAGGGCGCGTATCTGCTGGACAACAACACCAACAAGCAGCTGTGGGCCAAGGCGGCCGACACCAAGCGGCCGATGGCGAGCACCACCAAGCTCATGACGGCGGTCGTGGTGCTCGACACCCGGGGGCTCAATCTGGGCAAGAAGGTCACCGTCAAGCAGTCGTACATCGACTACACCGCCCGCGTCGGCGGCAGCAAGGCGGACCTGAAGAAGGGCGACAAGCTCACCGTCAAGCAGCTGCTGTACGGGCTGCTGCTGCCGTCCGGCTGTGACGCGGCCATGGCGCTCGCGGACACGTTCGGCACCGGTGACACCACCGCCAAGCGCACCAAGTCGTTCATCGCGCAGATGAACAAGAAGGCGTCCGCGCTGGGGATGACCAAGTCCCACTACGACACCTTCGACGGCATCTCGCAGGGGGGACAGAACTACACCACGCCCCGCGACATGGCCAAGCTGGCCAGGCACGCGCTGAAGAACTCCACCCTCGGCACGGTCGTCAAGTCGGTCGACACCATCCAGAAGGCCCCGGCCGCCAATGGCCGGACCAGGACGTACTTCTGGAACAACACCAATCGGCTGCTGGGCTCGTACAGCGGCGCGATCGGCATCAAGACGGGCACCGGCACCGCGCCCGGCAGGTGTCTGGTCTTCGCCGCGAAGCGTGACGGACGCACCGTCGTGGGCGTGATCCTCAACGCTCCCAAGCGCTACCCGGACGCGAAGAAGATGCTGGACTGGGCCTTCCGGGCCCACACCAAGGTCACCTGGCGCCAGCTTCCCAAGGGCACACCGCAGGACTGA